One stretch of Mangifera indica cultivar Alphonso chromosome 9, CATAS_Mindica_2.1, whole genome shotgun sequence DNA includes these proteins:
- the LOC123226427 gene encoding transcription factor MYB46-like: protein MRKHSDPSPMKTTSNNVVNGSGGGASAGGNKLRKGLWSPEEDDKLMSYMLNNGQGCWSDVARNSGLQRCGKSCRLRWINYLRPDLKRGAFSPQEEELIIHLHSLLGNRWSQIAARLPGRTDNEIKNFWNSTIKKRLKSLSSSSTTMLSPNSAGDNASPNMANCFMSIHEHQHQQGMNKDMYMMDASSSSSTLSYMIDALPHNNQGVPNMFGNYSSGNWSNRQQEIYVPQSMEGISSMEGNVNAKIENNHNNLHDDNNGLIMNMNNNNNNNNSEEEILGGIGSFWQGSEEMKFGEWDLEELMKDVSSFPNNFMDIYSR from the exons ATGAGGAAGCATTCAGACCCTTCACCTATGAAGACTACTTCCAACAATGTTGTTAATGGAAGTGGTGGTGGTGCCTCAGCTGGTGGCAATAAGCTGAGGAAGGGCTTGTGGTCTCCCGAGGAAGACGACAAGCTGATGAGCTACATGCTCAACAATGGCCAGGGTTGTTGGAGTGATGTTGCTAGAAATTCTGGCTTGCAGAGGTGTGGAAAAAGTTGCAGGCTTCGTTGGATCAATTACTTGAGACCTGACCTCAAACGAGGTGCGTTTTCTCCTCAAGAAGAAGAGCTCATTATTCATCTGCATTCTCTTCTTGGCAACAG gTGGTCTCAAATTGCGGCAAGATTGCCTGGCCGTACGGacaatgaaataaagaatttttggAATTCAACAATCAAGAAAAGGCTTAAGagtttatcttcatcttcaacaacAATGCTCTCTCCAAATAGTGCTGGTGATAATGCTTCGCCAAATATGGCTAATTGCTTCATGTCCATACATgaacatcaacatcaacaagGCATGAACAAGGATATGTACATGATGgatgcatcatcatcatcatcgacATTGTCATACATGATAGATGCATTGCCTCATAATAATCAAGGGGTGCCCAACATGTTTGGTAATTATTCAAGTGGGAATTGGAGTAATCGTCAGCAGGAGATTTATGTGCCTCAGTCGATGGAGGGTATAAGCAGCATGGAGGGAAATGTTAATGCGAAGATTGAGAATAATCATAACAATTTACATGATGATAATAATGGTTTAATTATGaacatgaataataataataataataataatagcgAAGAAGAAATTTTAGGTGGGATTGGAAGCTTTTGGCAAGGATCAGAAGAGATGAAATTTGGAGAATGGGATTTGGAGGAGTTGATGAAAGATGTTTCATCTTTTCCTAATAATTTCATGGATATATATTCTCGTTGA